In Silene latifolia isolate original U9 population chromosome X, ASM4854445v1, whole genome shotgun sequence, the following proteins share a genomic window:
- the LOC141622994 gene encoding chitinase 2-like, whose amino-acid sequence MEISKLKKNPIFLPIILSLITLFSPKITQAKNSNIFREYIGAEFRNITFSDVPINPNVQFDFILSFGIDYTSTSPPSPTNGNFNIFWDSDNLSPSQVSLIKRKHKNVRVALSVGGDSVFNNPAYFDPTSVQSWVTNAFTSLRKIIIQYNLDGIDIDYEHFKTDSSTFAKCIGQLITRLKHEKVIKFASIAPFDDEDVQSHYTALWKSYGHVIDYVNFQFYAYDNTTTIPEFIKYYEEQTRNYKGGKILTSFISDGSKGLPPATTFFPACKILKKRRQLYGIFVWCADDSKSLGFRYEKESQSLLAARY is encoded by the coding sequence ATGGAAATCTCAAAACTCAAGAAAAATCCCATCTTTCTACCAATAATCTTGAGCTTAATCACCCTATTTTCCCCAAAAATAACCCAAGCAAAAAACTCAAACATCTTTAGAGAATACATAGGAGCAGAGTTCAGAAATATTACCTTTTCAGATGTACCAATCAACCCAAATGTCCAATTTGACTTCATTCTCTCTTTTGGCATAGACTACACCTCTACTTCTCCTCCATCTCCCACAAATGGTAACTTCAACATTTTTTGGGATTCCGATAATCTGTCGCcttcccaagtttccttaatcaAGCGTAAACACAAAAACGTTAGGGTCGCCTTAAGCGTTGGAGGGGACAGTGTGTTCAACAATCCAGCTTACTTCGACCCGACCTCAGTTCAATCATGGGTCACCAACGCATTCACTTCCTTAAGAAAGATCATTATACAATACAATCTCGATGGGATTGACATCGACTATGAGCACTTCAAGACTGATTCAAGTACTTTTGCCAAGTGTATAGGACAGCTTATAACAAGGCTTAAACACGAAAAGGTGATTAAATTTGCTTCTATAGCGCCGTTTGATGATGAAGATGTCCAAAGTCATTATACTGCGTTATGGAAAAGTTATGGGCATGTTATAGATTACGTAAATTTTCAGTTTTATGCGTATGATAATACAACAACGATTCCTGAATTCATCAAGTATTACGAGGAGCAAACAAGGAATTATAAAGGGGGTAAGATTCTAACGAGTTTTATCAGTGACGGAAGTAAGGGATTACCGCCGGCAACAACATTTTTCCCGGCGTGTAAGATACTGAAGAAAAGAAGACAACTATATGGGATATTTGTATGGTGTGCTGATGATTCCAAGAGTTTGGGTTTCCGTTATGAGAAGGAATCACAGTCATTACTTGCTGCTCGCTATTAG
- the LOC141622993 gene encoding N-terminal acetyltransferase B complex auxiliary subunit NAA25-like isoform X1, which produces MSGKIGHAGGIPERKVRPIWDAIDSRQYKTALKLSSSLLSKFPNLPYALALKALILERMMKPEEALSVCLEANHLLHHNLSFLMDDLTLSTLQIVFQRLNRLDLATSLYDYACAKIPNNLELMMGLFNCYVREYAYVKQQQTAIKMYKLVGEERFLLWAVCSIQLQVSCGQGALNLLALAEGLLKKHITSHSLHEPEALIVYISVLQQQGKFSDALHLLSGNLGKLILIDVDRLRLQGKLLAQSGDNVAAASTFQKILESCPDDWECFLHYLGCLLEDDNSWCDGSASGTRCPPISVDKPSHITEDLFNNRVQDALSFVQKLQTKNSGDPKRGPDLACLEIERRKHLHGMGDKQKFIDALVQYFSRFGCLACFCSDIEVFLDILAPDEKVVLLENFKTTAASMSMVPTKTLAQTISLQKVQLEIGINSKLPIAELELVAAKMVGLFCENLSLSKDLDPQECMHGEELLSMACNILVQLYWQTRSIGYLIEAVMILELGLTVKRSVSQYKILLVHIYSYLGALPAAYEWYCSLDVKNILFETVSHQILPQLLISPLWENLNDLLRDYLKFMDDHLRESADLTFLAYRHRNYSKVIEFVQFKERLQHSNQYLFARVESAILRLKEEANNMEEEESVFEGLKFGTQVVELVSETSSDCLTFNEDLELRPWWTPTPEKNYLLRPFEELYHPRELAQEYRKIWETSVQKIVKKRSLIPRLVYLSVQCVSTFVKKNVEANGPASDSSSCLEMKSLLETYAETLGLSLDDAIKLVLDAAEGEKPLEAFGADVVEWMSFAVFLNSWSLGSHTSVFPESKGHPAAWHVINSLLQKCIVEMVRITSAGPLICSPGGDLPVLVQLITEPVAWHCLVLQSYIRSSLPCGKKKKKSGSTDSATTSLISQAIRDSVVSVQSTIEMVAKWLKEEMNRKEKEALDQLISSIERETNEGPGQVFRVVRDSVAVANKADVGDRIFEAIKSWSPTDVGRNMIKSQCKMLLDFQQICESKLKLLEILKQQM; this is translated from the exons ATGTCAGGGAAGATAGGTCACGCCGGCGGTATTCCTGAGCGTAAAGTCCGGCCAATTTGGGACGCCATTGATTCTCGACAATACAAGACTGCTCTTAAACtctcctcttctcttctctctaaaTTCCCCAATCTTCCTTACGCTTTG GCATTGAAGGCTCTTATTTTGGAAAGAATGATGAAACCTGAAGAAGCGCTCTCAGTTTGCCTTGAAGCTAACCATTTGCTTCATCATAATCTCTCCTTTTTAATGGATGATCTTACTCTCAGCACTTTACAGATTGTTTTTCAACGTCTTAACCGCC TGGATTTGGCGACTAGCTTGTATGATTATGCATGTGCCAAAATTCCGAATAACTTGGAGCTTATGATGGGCCTTTTCAATTGCTATGTTCGTGAATATGCCTATGTTAAACAGCAACAG ACAGCTATTAAAATGTACAAGCTTGTCGGCGAAGAGAGGTTCTTGCTCTGGGCTGTTTGTAGCATTCAGTTGCAGGTTAGCTGTGGTCAAGGTGCCCTCAACCTCTTAGCCTTGGCCGAAGGTTTACTTAAAAAGCATATTACTTCACACAGCTTGCATGAACCTGAAG CTCTTATTGTCTACATATCTGTGCTCCAACAGCAAGGCAAATTTAGTGATGCCTTACATCTATTATCTGGGAATTTGGGCAAACTTATTCTCATTGACGTTGATCGCTTACGCTTACAG GGTAAACTTCTTGCTCAGTCAGGCGACAATGTTGCTGCTGCCAGTACGTTTCAGAAAATCCTAGAATCATG TCCTGATGATTGGGAGTGTTTCCTACACTATCTGGGTTGTTTGCTAGAGGATGATAACAGTTGGTGTGATGGATCAGCTAGTGGAACAAGGTGTCCTCCTATATCTGTGGATAAACCCTCTCATATTACTGAGGATTTG TTTAATAATCGTGTCCAAGATGCATTGTCCTTTGTCCAGAAGCTACAAACTAAAAATAGTGGTGACCCAAAGAGGGGCCCTGATCTGGCTTGTCTTGAAATTGAGAGGAGAAAACACTTGCATGGTATGGGGGATAAGCAAAAATTCATTGATGCATTGGTGCAATATTTTTCAAG ATTTGGCTGCTTAGCCTGCTTCTGTTCTGATATTGAAGTATTTCTTGATATTTTGGCTCCTGATGAGAAAGTGGTGTTGCTAGAAAATTTTAAAACAACCGCTGCATCCATGTCAATGGTACCTACCAAAACTTTGGCCCAGACTATAAGTTTGCAGAAAGTGCAATTGGAAATTGGCATCAACTCTAAGCTGCCTATTGCAG AACTTGAATTAGTGGCTGCAAAGATGGttggcttgttttgtgaaaaccTTTCTCTTTCAAAGGATTTGGATCCACAAGAGTGTATGCATGGTGAAGAGCTTTTATCCATGGCTTGCAACATATTGGTCCAG TTATATTGGCAAACTAGAAGTATTGGCTATCTCATAGAAGCTGTTATGATACTGGAATTAGGCTTAACTGTCAAGAG ATCTGTGTCACAGTACAAGATACTTTTGGTGCACATTTATTCATACTTGGGTGCTCTTCCAGCAGCCTACGAGTG GTATTGCTCTCTGGATGTCAAAAATATCTTGTTTGAGACTGTTTCACATCAAATCCTGCCACAACTGTTGATATCTCCTCTGTGGGAAAATCTAAATGATCTTTTGAGGGACTATCTCAAGTTCATGGATGATCATCTACGAGAATCTGCAGATCTGACATTTCTTGCTTATCGCCACCGAAATTATTCAAAA GTGATCGAATTTGTACAATTTAAAGAGCGATTGCAACACTCTAACCAGTACCTATTTGCAAGGGTTGAATCAGCTATTCTCAGATTGAAAGAGGAAGCCAATAATATGGAGGAGGAAGAG AGTGTTTTTGAAGGATTGAAATTTGGAACACAAGTTGTCGAGCTTGTAAGTGAGACCTCGTCAGATTGTTTGACATTTAATGAAGACTTGGAGTTACGACCTTGGTGGACACCGACACCAGAAAAGAATTATCTTTTAA GACCATTCGAAGAACTCTATCATCCTAGGGAACTTGCG CAAGAATATAGGAAAATCTGGGAAACAAGCGTGCAGAAGATTGTTAAGAAAAGATCTTTGATTCCTCGGTTGGTCTATCTGTCTGTTCAGTGTGTGTCAACTTTTGTGAAGAAAAACGTAGAAGCCAATGGGCCTGCATCTGATTCTAGCAGCTGTTTGGAGATGAAATCTTTGCTAGAGACCTATGCAGAGACCCTTGGTCTTTCGTTAGATGATGCTATAAAACTTGTGCTTGATGCTGCTGAGGGTGAAAAACCTTTGGAG GCTTTTGGGGCTGACGTAGTGGAATGGATGAGCTTTGCCGTGTTTCTTAACTCATGGAGCCTGGGTTCCCATACATCAGTATTTCCGGAGAGCAAAGGGCATCCGGCTGCATGGCATGTCATAAATTCTTTGCTACAGAAATGTATAGTAGAGATGGTCAGAATAACATCAGCAGGTCCTTTGATATGTTCTCCGGGAGGTGATCTACCAGTGCTTGTGCAGCTAATCACGGAACCTGTAGCTTGGCATTGCCTTGTTCTTCAGTCTTATATTCGGTCATCTCTTCCTTGtggcaaaaagaaaaagaagagtgGATCTACAGACAGTGCAACAACTTCATTAATATCTCAGGCAATCAGGGATTCAGTGGTTTCGGTTCAGAGCACCATTGAAATGGTTGCAAAATGGCTGAAAGAAGAGATGAACCGAAAAGAGAAGGAAGCACTAGACCAGTTAATATCCTCTATTGAAAGAGAGACAAATGAAGGTCCTGGTCAAGTATTCCGAGTTGTTAGAGATTCAGTAGCTGTTGCAAATAAAGCCGATGTGGGGGATCGAATCTTTGAGGCAATCAAGTCTTGGAGTCCTACGGATGTTGGCAGGAATATGATCAAGAGCCAATGTAAGATGCTGTTAGATTTTCAGCAGATTTGTGAGTCGAAACTAAAATTATTGGAGATATTGAAGCAGCAAATGTAG
- the LOC141622993 gene encoding N-terminal acetyltransferase B complex auxiliary subunit NAA25-like isoform X2: MYKLVGEERFLLWAVCSIQLQVSCGQGALNLLALAEGLLKKHITSHSLHEPEALIVYISVLQQQGKFSDALHLLSGNLGKLILIDVDRLRLQGKLLAQSGDNVAAASTFQKILESCPDDWECFLHYLGCLLEDDNSWCDGSASGTRCPPISVDKPSHITEDLFNNRVQDALSFVQKLQTKNSGDPKRGPDLACLEIERRKHLHGMGDKQKFIDALVQYFSRFGCLACFCSDIEVFLDILAPDEKVVLLENFKTTAASMSMVPTKTLAQTISLQKVQLEIGINSKLPIAELELVAAKMVGLFCENLSLSKDLDPQECMHGEELLSMACNILVQLYWQTRSIGYLIEAVMILELGLTVKRSVSQYKILLVHIYSYLGALPAAYEWYCSLDVKNILFETVSHQILPQLLISPLWENLNDLLRDYLKFMDDHLRESADLTFLAYRHRNYSKVIEFVQFKERLQHSNQYLFARVESAILRLKEEANNMEEEESVFEGLKFGTQVVELVSETSSDCLTFNEDLELRPWWTPTPEKNYLLRPFEELYHPRELAQEYRKIWETSVQKIVKKRSLIPRLVYLSVQCVSTFVKKNVEANGPASDSSSCLEMKSLLETYAETLGLSLDDAIKLVLDAAEGEKPLEAFGADVVEWMSFAVFLNSWSLGSHTSVFPESKGHPAAWHVINSLLQKCIVEMVRITSAGPLICSPGGDLPVLVQLITEPVAWHCLVLQSYIRSSLPCGKKKKKSGSTDSATTSLISQAIRDSVVSVQSTIEMVAKWLKEEMNRKEKEALDQLISSIERETNEGPGQVFRVVRDSVAVANKADVGDRIFEAIKSWSPTDVGRNMIKSQCKMLLDFQQICESKLKLLEILKQQM, from the exons ATGTACAAGCTTGTCGGCGAAGAGAGGTTCTTGCTCTGGGCTGTTTGTAGCATTCAGTTGCAGGTTAGCTGTGGTCAAGGTGCCCTCAACCTCTTAGCCTTGGCCGAAGGTTTACTTAAAAAGCATATTACTTCACACAGCTTGCATGAACCTGAAG CTCTTATTGTCTACATATCTGTGCTCCAACAGCAAGGCAAATTTAGTGATGCCTTACATCTATTATCTGGGAATTTGGGCAAACTTATTCTCATTGACGTTGATCGCTTACGCTTACAG GGTAAACTTCTTGCTCAGTCAGGCGACAATGTTGCTGCTGCCAGTACGTTTCAGAAAATCCTAGAATCATG TCCTGATGATTGGGAGTGTTTCCTACACTATCTGGGTTGTTTGCTAGAGGATGATAACAGTTGGTGTGATGGATCAGCTAGTGGAACAAGGTGTCCTCCTATATCTGTGGATAAACCCTCTCATATTACTGAGGATTTG TTTAATAATCGTGTCCAAGATGCATTGTCCTTTGTCCAGAAGCTACAAACTAAAAATAGTGGTGACCCAAAGAGGGGCCCTGATCTGGCTTGTCTTGAAATTGAGAGGAGAAAACACTTGCATGGTATGGGGGATAAGCAAAAATTCATTGATGCATTGGTGCAATATTTTTCAAG ATTTGGCTGCTTAGCCTGCTTCTGTTCTGATATTGAAGTATTTCTTGATATTTTGGCTCCTGATGAGAAAGTGGTGTTGCTAGAAAATTTTAAAACAACCGCTGCATCCATGTCAATGGTACCTACCAAAACTTTGGCCCAGACTATAAGTTTGCAGAAAGTGCAATTGGAAATTGGCATCAACTCTAAGCTGCCTATTGCAG AACTTGAATTAGTGGCTGCAAAGATGGttggcttgttttgtgaaaaccTTTCTCTTTCAAAGGATTTGGATCCACAAGAGTGTATGCATGGTGAAGAGCTTTTATCCATGGCTTGCAACATATTGGTCCAG TTATATTGGCAAACTAGAAGTATTGGCTATCTCATAGAAGCTGTTATGATACTGGAATTAGGCTTAACTGTCAAGAG ATCTGTGTCACAGTACAAGATACTTTTGGTGCACATTTATTCATACTTGGGTGCTCTTCCAGCAGCCTACGAGTG GTATTGCTCTCTGGATGTCAAAAATATCTTGTTTGAGACTGTTTCACATCAAATCCTGCCACAACTGTTGATATCTCCTCTGTGGGAAAATCTAAATGATCTTTTGAGGGACTATCTCAAGTTCATGGATGATCATCTACGAGAATCTGCAGATCTGACATTTCTTGCTTATCGCCACCGAAATTATTCAAAA GTGATCGAATTTGTACAATTTAAAGAGCGATTGCAACACTCTAACCAGTACCTATTTGCAAGGGTTGAATCAGCTATTCTCAGATTGAAAGAGGAAGCCAATAATATGGAGGAGGAAGAG AGTGTTTTTGAAGGATTGAAATTTGGAACACAAGTTGTCGAGCTTGTAAGTGAGACCTCGTCAGATTGTTTGACATTTAATGAAGACTTGGAGTTACGACCTTGGTGGACACCGACACCAGAAAAGAATTATCTTTTAA GACCATTCGAAGAACTCTATCATCCTAGGGAACTTGCG CAAGAATATAGGAAAATCTGGGAAACAAGCGTGCAGAAGATTGTTAAGAAAAGATCTTTGATTCCTCGGTTGGTCTATCTGTCTGTTCAGTGTGTGTCAACTTTTGTGAAGAAAAACGTAGAAGCCAATGGGCCTGCATCTGATTCTAGCAGCTGTTTGGAGATGAAATCTTTGCTAGAGACCTATGCAGAGACCCTTGGTCTTTCGTTAGATGATGCTATAAAACTTGTGCTTGATGCTGCTGAGGGTGAAAAACCTTTGGAG GCTTTTGGGGCTGACGTAGTGGAATGGATGAGCTTTGCCGTGTTTCTTAACTCATGGAGCCTGGGTTCCCATACATCAGTATTTCCGGAGAGCAAAGGGCATCCGGCTGCATGGCATGTCATAAATTCTTTGCTACAGAAATGTATAGTAGAGATGGTCAGAATAACATCAGCAGGTCCTTTGATATGTTCTCCGGGAGGTGATCTACCAGTGCTTGTGCAGCTAATCACGGAACCTGTAGCTTGGCATTGCCTTGTTCTTCAGTCTTATATTCGGTCATCTCTTCCTTGtggcaaaaagaaaaagaagagtgGATCTACAGACAGTGCAACAACTTCATTAATATCTCAGGCAATCAGGGATTCAGTGGTTTCGGTTCAGAGCACCATTGAAATGGTTGCAAAATGGCTGAAAGAAGAGATGAACCGAAAAGAGAAGGAAGCACTAGACCAGTTAATATCCTCTATTGAAAGAGAGACAAATGAAGGTCCTGGTCAAGTATTCCGAGTTGTTAGAGATTCAGTAGCTGTTGCAAATAAAGCCGATGTGGGGGATCGAATCTTTGAGGCAATCAAGTCTTGGAGTCCTACGGATGTTGGCAGGAATATGATCAAGAGCCAATGTAAGATGCTGTTAGATTTTCAGCAGATTTGTGAGTCGAAACTAAAATTATTGGAGATATTGAAGCAGCAAATGTAG